The following DNA comes from Saccharomyces cerevisiae S288C chromosome XIII, complete sequence.
AACGGGAAGAAATGGGTATGTGCCTCGGTTTTTCTCATTAACCCCTTTTGATCCATAACGGTCCtcttttgtttccttttttttttttgttttagtattttatgtttactattttcttctgtttcAGTCATACGTAGGAATTATTGCATGAAAGAGGATATAATATTCATGTGGATTTTTAAGAAAATAGATCAAGTTTAAATAGCCACTAACAATTGAACAATGCTCTCTCTTGgcctcttttcttcttttttatcgTTTCTCTAAAAATCAAGCTGATTAGACATGGTCTTGCAATGTTTTTGCTTTCTCTAATCAGCTTGGTTTTCCgcaaagaagagaaagtcACGGAATTGTCTACATATGTTTCTATTCAGGAACAAATAATACATCTAATAATAATGGCACTACGAAGAAAATGTCCCTAGAAGAATTTCTAGGGAACGACACTTTAGGCGAGTCAGTATGGGATGAGGAAGATATTAATTTGGATGCTATAAGCAATACTACGAATATTGACATCTTGAAACAAACCAAGGCAGGCGAACATCAACGTGATGGTCACCAACAGCACCCACACGGTGGTCATGGACCCATGAACAGATCACGTTTTTCTAATGCAGGGCCTTTTGGTGGTGGTAGCATGGGGGACTTTGCAAATCATCACCACCCGCTGCAGCATCAGCAAGGTCCTCCTTATATTGTGAAGTTTTCTGATTTACCACCGAGATTTTCCAACTTTGACATTGAAGATCTTTTTCAAGCAAAGTTTACCAAGTTTATTAAGTTCAAACTGTTTTGGGagataaataaaaatccaagTATTTCTACTTTGAAATCGGGGTCAATCTTTgatcaaaatttcaaacgTGACTCGAAGGTAGCATTTGTCGAGTTATATACATCCCGTGATATGgacaaaattttgaactATTGGACCACTCctttgaaggaaatttaCCACATTACAACAGCGCCCGCAGAATTCGAAGATTTTAAGGATTACAGCACGAAGGTGAAATTATTAACAGACCCTAAAGACGATGCTGGCAAACCATTCATTACTAAGACTCAGCGGTCAAAATCCAATCCTTTTGGAAGTGCTAAACCGGTTGATACGCAATCGAAGATTTTGgacattgaagaaaaaatggaaaatttaCACGTGGAAGATACAACAACCCTGAGGGCATCATTAATCCCTAGTAGTGATTCTATGGCAACCACTGCAACAGGCAGCAAGATCACaatcttgaaaaagcaGACACCTACAGAGGAGGAATCACATTCTGCAACCCCAACTCCCAAACCTTTAAGTTACTCTGAAGTAGTTGAGAGATCTGTGGTCAATGAAACTTCCAAGAAAGGAACTCCATTAAGCAAGCTTGACTCACCAGCTCTTGAACTACAATCTAAGCCCGATAAATCGGACGAGTTCAAAGGTGGCGATGAACAAGGCTTTGAGAAAGGTGGCGACGATAAAGCTCAATTAGATGTCTCAAATGATAAAGATAAAGGTTCAGAAACCGATGTTGATAAACAGTTCACTTTCAAGAATGTGGAAAGGGAACATAGTATGAGCAGAACCAAATATAACGGAAACcataataacaataatggcaaTTTTAGAGGGAGTAATAGATATCGTGGAGGCCCCAATGGCAGCAGTTATAAAGGTGGGCATAACAATCGTGGTAATCGCGGCGGATATCGTGGTGGCAGCTCatacaacaacaacaacaacaacactaatgataataataataataataataatagtagtagtaataataataacggTTCAAGATATCATGATCGACAAAACAATGAAGAAGGGTTAACCTCGGATTCATCTTTAGATGCCTcaggaaataaaaagaatgatTTCACGAACTCAACATCCAATACACAACAATATTCCATTTTCAAACCAGCAAGTGGGTTCCTTGGCCAAGGTAATAATGATTCTATAAGGAACAATGGACGCGGTAACTATAACAGCAGCGGTATGAATGGAGGTTCGAGAGGAAGAGGATTTGGCAGAGGAAGGGGATTTGGCAGAGGCGCATATAACAATCGAGGTAGTCGTGGTGGACGTGGAAGCAGCGGTAACTACTCCAACTACAATAACAGAACAACAGACATGCCTTTATGAGTCATGTACTGACCcattaattttcttttctcttttttttttttttttttttttttcctctatttcctttttttgttctaGTCGGTTACGCAGTTCTGAGTAATGTAATATAGCGTTCCTTTTCCTCTCAGATTTTTTTGACCTTATTTTGTTTCCACTTTTTACTACTTATGCTGCTTTTTGTCCATTTCCCCTTCAGTtgttttgaattttttttttaaaaaaaattcgtCTTTCTGATTAATCAATTTTGattatatattttctctTGATTAGTTCACAATTTTTATAGGCCCTTATTTCTTAAAGAAGTTTTATGAAGTTTCGTAAGTATTGGGGGGGTTGAAAATAATCTCTCACGTTATAcgcaataaaaaattaaaattaagGAGAACCAATCTATAGAAACGAACCATTGAATTTAGCTATATGACTATATACCATTACGTAATTTATATAAACAGCTTAATATAGCGAAAGCAAAGTAGAACGAAATTTCGGAGAGTTCTAGATTGTATAGAGCGAATGAGCATTCAATACACACGCGAAGGCAGTAGGCGATGAAAGGAAGTTTTTTAATGtcattaagaaaaagataggGAACTTCTATTTCCTGTctttcatatatatatatatatatatatatatatatatgtgcATATGTACATCGTTGAGTTGTTCATGAAATAATGAATATAATACTTCTGGATTTTTTAGTCAGTAAATTTACTGTTGAGATTCGTTATCATTTGTGATGCTTGTTTCCATCatttgctgttgttgattAGccagttttctttcctGTCTACCTTTCTTCATAACTTGCTTCAAAGCTGCACTATCTAGTGGATCTAACAATTCAAAAGAGCACAATAAACCTTCGCTGACGCTCATTACAGCCCCccaattatcaaattcacCACAATAATTTGGCGCGGAAAACACCGTAACGAGACTTctatcattgaaaaattcataaCCGTCTTCCACAACCATGTGAGCTCTACAAACCAAATCAAACCCAAACTTGTTCAAGAATTTGTTAATTGCCACCTTATTATAACAGTAACTTACACCACGTTCGTTATCCTCCCATTCGTTGGGTGAATCTGTGGGATCGGACCACAAAAGATCATTAATTAAGCCAAAATCTGGTACATCAGTAGGCCTAACTACATGTCTGATTTCATCCATAGAATTTAAAACTGGCGACAATCCACCATGAACACAAAAAATCTTTCCGGCTACGATAGCAGCTAATGGTAATGTATTAAAAGTATCGATGAATGTCTTCCAGATCTTGATGTTACAACGACGTTTACATTCATCATAAAATCCATAAACCCTTGTGACGTTAGCACATTCATGGTTGCCTCtcaataaaaagaaattttcagggtattttattttgtaacAAAACAATAGTAAAATAGTCTCCAGTGACTGTTTACCACGGTCCACATAATCACCTAGGAATAAATAGTTCGAGGATGGTGGGAACCCACATTTGGTAAAAAGCCTTAAGAGATCCCCATATTGGCCATGAACGTCGCCTACAATTTTTACAGGAGGTGATAATTCTAATAAGGAAGGTTgagaaagaaagatttCACGAGCCTTGATGCAAATCTGtaaaatttcattgttcttcaaacaaacattttttgttctcttAGCAGCGTAGCCCGCATCCAGTAATTTTTGGATAGTTTCATCAATATCGATAGgctttttgaatttttttggagCGTTTTTGTTTCCGGAAGATTGCATTATATCATTAAATTCCTCATTCGGATCTTTTTTGCTATCtgttatattattatttttatcattaacATTTTCCATTGATGCATGGATATTACTCAATTGAGATGAATTTTcaatgtcatcatcattgcTGATGTGTTTGCTCGGGTAAATATCGCGACTTGAATGGTGATTCAATGAGGAGGTTGAATTAGAGGTAAAGTATTCACCAGAGTGATCT
Coding sequences within:
- the PSP2 gene encoding Psp2p (Asn rich cytoplasmic protein with a role in clathrin suppresion; contains RGG motifs; high-copy suppressor of group II intron-splicing defects of a mutation in MRS2 and of a conditional mutation in POL1 (DNA polymerase alpha); possible role in mitochondrial mRNA splicing), with the translated sequence MGTNNTSNNNGTTKKMSLEEFLGNDTLGESVWDEEDINLDAISNTTNIDILKQTKAGEHQRDGHQQHPHGGHGPMNRSRFSNAGPFGGGSMGDFANHHHPLQHQQGPPYIVKFSDLPPRFSNFDIEDLFQAKFTKFIKFKLFWEINKNPSISTLKSGSIFDQNFKRDSKVAFVELYTSRDMDKILNYWTTPLKEIYHITTAPAEFEDFKDYSTKVKLLTDPKDDAGKPFITKTQRSKSNPFGSAKPVDTQSKILDIEEKMENLHVEDTTTLRASLIPSSDSMATTATGSKITILKKQTPTEEESHSATPTPKPLSYSEVVERSVVNETSKKGTPLSKLDSPALELQSKPDKSDEFKGGDEQGFEKGGDDKAQLDVSNDKDKGSETDVDKQFTFKNVEREHSMSRTKYNGNHNNNNGNFRGSNRYRGGPNGSSYKGGHNNRGNRGGYRGGSSYNNNNNNTNDNNNNNNNSSSNNNNGSRYHDRQNNEEGLTSDSSLDASGNKKNDFTNSTSNTQQYSIFKPASGFLGQGNNDSIRNNGRGNYNSSGMNGGSRGRGFGRGRGFGRGAYNNRGSRGGRGSSGNYSNYNNRTTDMPL
- the PPZ1 gene encoding salt homeostasis regulator (Serine/threonine protein phosphatase Z, isoform of Ppz2p; involved in regulation of potassium transport, which affects osmotic stability, cell cycle progression, and halotolerance) gives rise to the protein MGNSSSKSSKKDSHSNSSSRNPRPQVSRTETSHSVKSAKSNKSSRSRRSLPSSSTTNTNSNVPDPSTPSKPNLEVNHQRHSSHTNRYHFPSSSHSHSNSQNELLTTPSSSSTKRPSTSRRSSYNTKAAADLPPSMIQMEPKSPILKTNNSSTHVSKHKSSYSSTYYENALTDDDNDDKDNDISHTKRFSRSSNSRPSSIRSGSVSRRKSDVTHEEPNNGSYSSNNQENYLVQALTRSNSHASSLHSRKSSFGSDGNTAYSTPLNSPGLSKLTDHSGEYFTSNSTSSLNHHSSRDIYPSKHISNDDDIENSSQLSNIHASMENVNDKNNNITDSKKDPNEEFNDIMQSSGNKNAPKKFKKPIDIDETIQKLLDAGYAAKRTKNVCLKNNEILQICIKAREIFLSQPSLLELSPPVKIVGDVHGQYGDLLRLFTKCGFPPSSNYLFLGDYVDRGKQSLETILLLFCYKIKYPENFFLLRGNHECANVTRVYGFYDECKRRCNIKIWKTFIDTFNTLPLAAIVAGKIFCVHGGLSPVLNSMDEIRHVVRPTDVPDFGLINDLLWSDPTDSPNEWEDNERGVSYCYNKVAINKFLNKFGFDLVCRAHMVVEDGYEFFNDRSLVTVFSAPNYCGEFDNWGAVMSVSEGLLCSFELLDPLDSAALKQVMKKGRQERKLANQQQQMMETSITNDNESQQ